In a single window of the Pedococcus dokdonensis genome:
- a CDS encoding MFS transporter, whose translation MTRPAPQFPLGGRRAWVVYAASVSVYVLAVFHRSSLGVAGLLASERFDIAATQLSVFTMVQLLVYAAMQIPVGALLDRFGSKRLLLSGVTLMTLAQLGFAYADSFALGIVARVFVGIGDAMIFIPLLRIVALWFPPLRIPMVSQITGLLGQLGALVAATPLVYALHTWGWTPSYRLAALFGAVLGVIVLVVVRDSPNPDHELDQIKIRALARSVRAAWRTPGTRLGLWSHFSAQFGATVFALLWGYPFLVAGQGLSPSTAGTLLMLMTVTTVVSSPLIGGFVTKYPFSRSTLILGIVFAIMTVWAVVLLWPGRAPLPLLVALVVVTAVGGPGSLVGFDLARTFNPPTRLGSATGIVNVGGFLASLSTVTLIGIILDRVAPGGPTTYDVDTFRAAMSVQYLVWGAGVVQILRYRRKTRRGLRESDPEAYAALRSGESITP comes from the coding sequence GTGACCAGGCCCGCCCCCCAGTTCCCCCTCGGTGGCCGGCGGGCGTGGGTCGTGTATGCCGCGTCCGTGTCCGTCTACGTGCTGGCGGTCTTCCACCGCAGCTCGCTCGGCGTCGCCGGGCTGCTGGCGAGCGAGCGGTTCGACATCGCCGCGACCCAGCTGAGTGTCTTCACGATGGTGCAGCTGCTCGTCTACGCGGCGATGCAGATCCCGGTCGGGGCGCTGCTCGACCGGTTCGGCTCGAAACGGCTGCTCCTGAGCGGTGTCACGCTGATGACGCTGGCCCAGCTGGGGTTCGCGTACGCCGACTCGTTCGCGCTGGGGATCGTCGCCCGGGTCTTCGTGGGCATCGGTGACGCGATGATCTTCATCCCGCTCCTGCGGATCGTCGCGCTGTGGTTCCCACCGCTGCGGATCCCGATGGTCTCCCAGATCACCGGCCTGCTCGGCCAGCTCGGCGCACTCGTCGCCGCCACCCCGCTGGTCTACGCATTGCACACCTGGGGCTGGACGCCGTCGTACCGCCTCGCTGCTCTGTTCGGGGCGGTGCTCGGGGTGATCGTCCTGGTGGTCGTCCGCGACTCCCCGAACCCCGACCACGAGCTCGACCAGATCAAGATCCGTGCCCTGGCCCGGAGCGTGCGCGCGGCCTGGCGCACGCCCGGCACCCGCCTCGGACTGTGGTCGCACTTCTCCGCCCAGTTCGGCGCGACCGTGTTCGCGCTCCTGTGGGGCTATCCGTTCCTCGTTGCAGGACAAGGGCTCTCGCCGTCGACAGCCGGCACGCTCCTCATGCTGATGACCGTCACGACGGTCGTGTCGAGCCCGTTGATCGGCGGCTTCGTCACCAAGTACCCGTTCTCACGGTCGACGCTCATCCTCGGCATCGTCTTCGCCATCATGACCGTCTGGGCCGTCGTCCTGCTGTGGCCCGGCCGGGCGCCGCTGCCGCTGCTCGTGGCACTGGTCGTGGTCACCGCAGTCGGGGGCCCGGGCTCACTCGTGGGGTTCGACCTGGCTCGCACCTTCAACCCCCCGACCCGCCTCGGGAGCGCCACGGGCATCGTCAACGTCGGGGGCTTCCTGGCGTCGCTGTCGACCGTGACCCTGATCGGCATCATCCTCGACCGGGTCGCCCCGGGTGGTCCGACCACCTACGACGTCGACACCTTCCGGGCCGCGATGTCGGTGCAGTACCTCGTCTGGGGGGCCGGTGTGGTGCAGATCCTGCGCTACCGCCGCAAGACGCGGCGAGGGCTGCGCGAGAGCGATCCCGAGGCCTATGCCGCGCTGCGCTCGGGAGAGTCGATCACCCCCTGA
- a CDS encoding VOC family protein, with protein MTTGTGLAQVAQFAQDLDRAAAFYERLLGTPPLARFDPPGLLFFGLGDGTRLLLEGGASSALLYLKVDDVPGRVEELRADGVVIESEPHIIFSHTDDTLGPAGHDEWMAFIRDSEDNLVGLVSHAPRAES; from the coding sequence ATGACCACTGGCACGGGGCTGGCCCAGGTGGCCCAGTTCGCGCAGGACCTCGACCGCGCGGCGGCTTTCTACGAACGCCTCCTCGGGACGCCGCCGCTGGCCCGGTTCGACCCGCCCGGTCTGCTGTTCTTCGGCCTGGGTGACGGCACCCGGCTGCTGCTCGAGGGGGGCGCCAGCTCTGCGCTGCTCTACCTCAAGGTCGACGACGTCCCGGGCCGGGTCGAGGAGCTGCGCGCAGACGGCGTGGTCATCGAGTCGGAGCCGCACATCATCTTCAGCCACACCGACGACACCCTCGGACCGGCCGGCCATGACGAGTGGATGGCGTTCATCCGGGACAGCGAGGACAACCTCGTCGGACTCGTCAGCCACGCGCCGAGGGCCGAGAGCTGA
- a CDS encoding alpha/beta fold hydrolase: MEEFGRGDLVFDVSDTGVGDEIAVLLHGWPQDRHTWAQVTPLLADAGLRVVAFDQRGYSPRARPRARGAYRMEELVGDVLALLDALDAPRVHLAGHDWGGSVAWAFAERHPERLRSLTVLSTPHHRALAWAMRHADQARRSWYIAAFQVPTLPELVLRRRLPKALRDSGLPEQDVQRYAARFREPGAARASLAWYRAIPLRRNRSGRGTALRISTPTTYVWGRDDPALGRAAATRTRDHVAADYTFTELDAGHWLPETHPGEVAAAIVQRRGPREQ, translated from the coding sequence GTGGAGGAGTTCGGGCGGGGCGACCTGGTCTTCGACGTCAGCGACACCGGGGTGGGTGACGAGATCGCCGTGCTGCTGCACGGCTGGCCCCAGGACCGGCACACCTGGGCACAGGTCACCCCCCTGCTCGCCGACGCCGGCCTGCGGGTCGTGGCCTTCGACCAGCGCGGCTACTCGCCGCGGGCCAGGCCCAGGGCACGGGGGGCCTACCGGATGGAGGAGCTGGTGGGCGACGTCCTGGCGCTCCTCGACGCACTCGACGCGCCTCGGGTGCACCTGGCGGGCCATGACTGGGGCGGGTCGGTCGCGTGGGCCTTCGCCGAGCGGCACCCCGAGCGGCTGCGCAGCCTGACCGTCCTCTCGACCCCGCACCACCGCGCCCTCGCGTGGGCGATGCGGCATGCGGACCAGGCCCGCCGCAGCTGGTACATCGCCGCCTTCCAGGTCCCCACCCTGCCCGAGCTCGTGCTCCGGCGACGCCTCCCGAAGGCGCTGCGCGACTCGGGCCTGCCGGAGCAGGACGTGCAGCGGTATGCCGCCCGCTTCCGCGAGCCCGGTGCGGCCCGCGCCAGCCTGGCCTGGTATCGCGCTATCCCGTTGCGACGCAACAGATCTGGGCGGGGTACGGCCCTCCGGATCTCGACCCCCACGACGTACGTGTGGGGCCGCGACGACCCGGCGCTCGGCCGGGCCGCAGCCACGCGGACCCGGGACCACGTGGCCGCCGACTACACGTTCACCGAGCTCGACGCGGGCCACTGGCTCCCGGAGACCCATCCCGGCGAAGTCGCAGCCGCCATCGTGCAGCGTCGAGGCCCTCGCGAGCAGTAG